In a single window of the Lineus longissimus chromosome 4, tnLinLong1.2, whole genome shotgun sequence genome:
- the LOC135487157 gene encoding E3 ubiquitin-protein ligase RNF170-like isoform X2 — protein MTNPVTGSLVEGIADDLIVGALLFVVLLAIFIVFIVNVQGSRQQRQIHPESEASVNTTRQRLEQRNLMSRNVRNPGESSTCPVCLGDTSYAVETNCGHVFCGSCITTYWHYGSWLGAIRCPVCRQQVNILLFNFTEQEARTVTNERGEIVQEINNYNRRFSGEPRPWMDYIRDLPTLLRYAGSEFFTWNGLVWVFHARILICCLAALLYFIIPFDIIPEGAFGLIGFFDDMFIVFMLAIYITIIYRRLVEARANNINAANNVRVG, from the exons ATGACGAATCCAGTGACGGGTAGTCTAGTTGAGGGCATCGCTGATGATTTAATCGTTGGTGCATTACTTTTTGTGGTGTTACTTGCCATTTTCATAGTGTTTATTGTGAACGTACAAGG AAGTCGTCAGCAGCGTCAGATCCATCCTGAGAGTGAGGCGAGTGTGAATACAACCAGGCAGCGACTTGAACAGCGGAATTTAATGTCCCGTAATGTTCGGAACCCTGGGGAATCTTCCACCTGTCCAGTATGCCTCGGCGACACATCTTATGCAGTAGAGACAAATTGTGGACATGTGTTTTGTG GTAGCTGTATAACAACCTACTGGCATTATGGATCGTGGCTTGGTGCTATTCGCTGCCCAGTTTGTCGGCAGCAGGTCAATATACTGCTGTTCAACTTCACGGAGCAGGAAGCACGAACAGTCACGAATGAGAGGGGTGAAATAGTTCAAGAAATTAATAATTATAACCGGAGATTTTCTGGGGAACCCAGGCCT TGGATGGACTACATCCGAGATCTCCCCACCCTTCTCCGATATGCTGGCAGCGAGTTTTTCACTTGGAACGGTCTGGTCTGGGTATTCCACGCTCGTATCCTCATCTGCTGCCTGGCTGCTCTTCTTTATTTCATCATACCATTTGACATTATACCTGAAGGTGCTTTCGGACTAATCGGCTTTTTCGATGACATGTTTATAGTATTTATGCTGGCGATTTACATTACAATTATATACCGGCGACTTGTCGAGGCGAGAGCGAACAATATCAATGCTGCTAACAATGTCCGAGTAGGATGA
- the LOC135487157 gene encoding E3 ubiquitin-protein ligase RNF170-like isoform X1, with the protein MTNPVTGSLVEGIADDLIVGALLFVVLLAIFIVFIVNVQGHRSRQQRQIHPESEASVNTTRQRLEQRNLMSRNVRNPGESSTCPVCLGDTSYAVETNCGHVFCGSCITTYWHYGSWLGAIRCPVCRQQVNILLFNFTEQEARTVTNERGEIVQEINNYNRRFSGEPRPWMDYIRDLPTLLRYAGSEFFTWNGLVWVFHARILICCLAALLYFIIPFDIIPEGAFGLIGFFDDMFIVFMLAIYITIIYRRLVEARANNINAANNVRVG; encoded by the exons ATGACGAATCCAGTGACGGGTAGTCTAGTTGAGGGCATCGCTGATGATTTAATCGTTGGTGCATTACTTTTTGTGGTGTTACTTGCCATTTTCATAGTGTTTATTGTGAACGTACAAGG CCACAGAAGTCGTCAGCAGCGTCAGATCCATCCTGAGAGTGAGGCGAGTGTGAATACAACCAGGCAGCGACTTGAACAGCGGAATTTAATGTCCCGTAATGTTCGGAACCCTGGGGAATCTTCCACCTGTCCAGTATGCCTCGGCGACACATCTTATGCAGTAGAGACAAATTGTGGACATGTGTTTTGTG GTAGCTGTATAACAACCTACTGGCATTATGGATCGTGGCTTGGTGCTATTCGCTGCCCAGTTTGTCGGCAGCAGGTCAATATACTGCTGTTCAACTTCACGGAGCAGGAAGCACGAACAGTCACGAATGAGAGGGGTGAAATAGTTCAAGAAATTAATAATTATAACCGGAGATTTTCTGGGGAACCCAGGCCT TGGATGGACTACATCCGAGATCTCCCCACCCTTCTCCGATATGCTGGCAGCGAGTTTTTCACTTGGAACGGTCTGGTCTGGGTATTCCACGCTCGTATCCTCATCTGCTGCCTGGCTGCTCTTCTTTATTTCATCATACCATTTGACATTATACCTGAAGGTGCTTTCGGACTAATCGGCTTTTTCGATGACATGTTTATAGTATTTATGCTGGCGATTTACATTACAATTATATACCGGCGACTTGTCGAGGCGAGAGCGAACAATATCAATGCTGCTAACAATGTCCGAGTAGGATGA